The Acipenser ruthenus chromosome 25, fAciRut3.2 maternal haplotype, whole genome shotgun sequence genome has a window encoding:
- the LOC117412890 gene encoding four and a half LIM domains protein 3-like isoform X2, which translates to MSERFDCDNCKESLYGRKYIQSEDSPYCIPCYDSQFANTCDECKELIGHDARELFYEDRHYHEHCFRCFRCDRSLADEPFTSQEEELLCNDCYCNEFSSKCVACNETVMPGSRKLEYSGSTWHESCFICNSCKQPIGSKAFIPDKEDHYCVPCYENKFAPRCTRCKKALAKGGVTYRDEPWHKECFVCTGCKTQLAGQPFTSREDSPYCLKCFGNLYAKKCEACSKPITGFSGGKYISFEERQWHQTCFTCSRCSASLVGKGFFPENDEVLCRECNSDL; encoded by the exons ATGAGCGAGCGATTCGACTGTGATAACTGCAAGGAGTCCCTGTATGGCAGGAAGTATATCCAGTCAGAGGACAGTCCTTACTGCATCCCCTGCTATGACAGCCAATTCGCCAACACATGTGATGAGTGCAAAGAACTGATCGGACACGACGCCAGG GAGCTGTTCTATGAGGATCGTCACTACCACGAGCACTGCTTCCGCTGCTTTCGGTGCGACCGCTCGCTGGCAGACGAGCCCTTCACCAGCCAGGAGGAGGAGCTGCTCTGTAATGACTGCTACTGCAATGAATTCTCATCCAAGTGCGTCGCCTGCAATGAGACAGTCATGCCAG GCTCACGGAAGTTGGAATACAGTGGTAGCACCTGGCATGAAAGCTGTTTCATTTGCAACAGTTGCAAGCAGCCTATAGGATCGAAGGCTTTCATTCCTGATAAGGAGGATCATTACTGTGTTCCCTGCTACGAGAATAAGTTTGCCCCGCGCTGCACTCGATGCAAGAAG GCGCTAGCCAAGGGTGGAGTGACCTACCGTGACGAGCCGTGGCACAAAGAGTGCTTCGTCTGCACTGGCTGCAAGACCCAGCTGGCTGGCCAGCCCTTCACCTCTCGGGAAGACAGCCCCTACTGCCTGAAGTGCTTCGGTAACCTGTACGCCAAGAAGTGTGAAGCATGCAGCAAACCCATCACAG GTTTTAGCGGAGGTAAATACATCTCGTTTGAAGAACGCCAGTGGCACCAGACCTGCTTCACCTGCTCCAGATGCTCTGCCTCCCTGGTGGGGAAAGGCTTCTTCCCAGAGAACGATGAGGTCCTGTGTCGAGAGTGTAACAGCGACCTATAA